TTTTTTACAGCTAGGGACGAAATCTCATTTATAAGAATTAAAGGTAGCGGCATTTGATAGTATACAAAATGACACACATCAGTCAGCAATCAATTTAACTTGCACTTACTGTAGTAAGAAAATAATAGGACTGACTCAAATCATTTTGAAAAATGCCAGGAGTATGCATTTTTGTAGTAAACTATGATATAGTGCTTTCTAAAACAAGGGCGCCTATTACATAAAAGGATAGGATTATGAGACAGTTTTCGTTAGCGGTATGTTTTAGAAACGTAGTACTATTAATTGAGCAAAAAAAAGAATCAGATGAATACGACAAGTTCAAACCCCAAAACAGAATTACTTTTAGGTGCAAGCTTAAATGTACTTCACCAAGAAAGTTATGAATGGCTAGACACCATTGCCTTATGGAAAGATGAGACCCGATTTTTTGCGGACCTGCTCAATAAAAAGGACATCAAGGAAACTGAATACGGAAAAATGTTGAAGAATTTGGACAAGATTCATGAGAATCTGTTCGACTATTTGGCCGATGATATTGTTGCACATGAAAAGCTACTGTCCCGTTTGATAAGGGGTGAAAAAGGATTATCCGATATAATGTATCGAGAGCAACACCGAAAACTCAACGAGCGAATGAATAATTTTTCCAAAGATTTTAGAGAATTTAAGAAAATGGTTTTTGTATATGCCAAAAAGCTTTAAACCAATATTGTACAGAAGATAGTTAAGCTAAAAAAGACTCGTAATGGAATTCACCCTATTGACCAAAGAACCAAACTGCGACAGCATTGAAAATTTTATGGATTTCTATTACAGTCTGCGCCTACGATTCTTGGCGAGCGACTTACTATACAAGGGCTTAACCCCCAAACAGATTAGTGATGCCGTACTGAAAGCAGTAAATGTTGGCAAGTCTTCCGGGATGAACATCCGTGCACATTTCAAGCCTGTTTTTAGCAGTATTGAAAAAGAAATTATCACTGATTGTAAACTTTCCCGATTGGGATATGGGCTGGTTTTAATGAACGCGGAAACAAAACTATCGGTAGTTGGTAAATGGCAACTTGAAGTCTTGGAGGATTATTTGGCAAAGGCTAGGGAGTTTGAATCATAAATCTATTTTAAGGCCAATAGGACAACGGTCCAACCCCACAATATCTGAATAAATATTGACAGAAGGTACTATTTTCATTAAGACTGAGCCGACCAAACAAAAGCTTTTGTATTCCGCACATTGTACCCTTCATTCTGCATCATGTTTCGTAATGCCCATATCAAAAATTAGCTTAGCGTGTTTCGCTTTACTTAATAATGCCGTACCGACATACCCTCTTTTATCAGCAGAATTGTAAAAATATCTGTACCCGTCGAATACAGACAGCGCTTTTTCGATCTCGGTATCTTGAGCCTTTGTTTCTTGAAGACAGAGAATTTGGGGATTCAATTTTTTATCGATTCAAAAAAGTCTTTTTTTATAATAGCGCGAATTCCGTTGATGTTCCACAAAATGATTCTCATTTTCTTTATTTTGCCTAATTAAAAATATGTCGCTTTATACATAAAAACGGCCCTAATTTATCATGTAAATAAGGGCCGTTTTCTACATTTATGGTAGTAAGCCATGAGTGATTTTGACATTAACTAAGCATACTCGGTGTAATATTGAACCTTTAGCTCGTTTTTTACGTTGAATACACCTGGGGCCCGATATGCGGCTGTTTCGGCATCTTCCTTCTCTTTAATTGAGTGGACCTTGCCTTTTAGGGTAACCGTATGACCATCGGTCAAGACCGTAATATTCTTTGCATCTATTTCGGCTGCGCGTTCAAATGCTTTTTCAATCCTTTCCTTCACTTCAGTAGGCTTCACATCCTGCTTTATGGAAATATTATTAATGACACTGCGAACACCCAGCAATTTCTCGACCGCGCGTTTTGCCGCATTTTTTTGATAGCTCCATTTAACCTCGCCAGAAAGGTATACCCAGCCATCTTCTACCTTTACGCTCAGGTTTTCTTCAGGCACGGAAGAGTTCCATTCCAAGGCCTCTACAACAGCCTTTGCAATCTCTTTGTCGGTTTTCTTAAAGTCGTTACCGTATTTTACCTCAATGTCACTAGCTATCGCTTTAACGCCTTCAACACTTTTAACTGCCTTTTCCGCGGCAATTTTTTTAGAAAAGTTGTTGACTACACCGCTGAGGGTTACTATTCCGTTTTCAACAATAACTCCAATTTCTGTTTCGTCAATATTGGGTTGCCACGCCAATTCATCCAATACATCATCTTTAATTTCTACATCTGTTTTCATGATATTTTAATTTTAGGTTAAACTCTTAATTATGATAGCAAAGATATTCTTGATCGGAACTGTTGAAAATGATACAGATCATTACCGTTAATATTTAACAAAAAAAAGTTTAATTCATCTTTACCGAAATCAGATACAGAATCTGTGGTCTTAGAAAAATTTGTGCCTACGCAAAGGAGCTTTTGGTGATTTTAAATTTGCCTTGGAAGAAGTATGTGTTAAGAATGTTTTTTGTCCTTAATACATTTTTGAATCGATGCTAAGAGATCTCCAAGGTCTGATGGTTTTACGATATAGTCGTATGCACCAAGATCCATACCTTGTTGTACATCCTTTCTTTCGCTTTTTGCGCTATAAAATATAAATGGAATAGTCTTTAGTTCGCTATCCAATCCTAACTTTGCCAAAAGGTCAAGACCATTCATTTCTGGCATAAGAACATCACAAATAATTATATCTGGACGATTGGCCTTAATTTTTTGAAAACCTTCTTTACCATTTCTCGCCGTGATAACCGTATACCCTTCCATCTCTAGAATTTCCGCAGTATTTTCACAGATAGTTGGATTATCCTCAACGAGTACGATAGAGGTCATAGGTTAGCGTTTAAAATTTAGAGTACCTTAAATATAGTTAAAATTCCTACAATTCATCGGGTAATTTTAAGTAACAGATCGTAGGCGGAATTTAAAATGTACTAAAGCTGATTTTTTACGTACTAAAAACGAGAAGAATTGAATGTTATACCGAGGGTATCGTAAGGGTAAAAGTGCTTCCTTGGCCTACGGTACTAGAAAAATCGATAGTTCCTTCCAAGAGATCCAAATAACGTTCTACGATACTTAGTCCAAGGCCGGTGCCTTGAAGGTGTTCTACATTCTTTGCCCTGAAAAACCGCTGAAATAGGAATTTCTGGTCCTCCTTTGGAATGCCGATACCGCTATC
This sequence is a window from Maribacter aestuarii. Protein-coding genes within it:
- a CDS encoding BON domain-containing protein, which encodes MKTDVEIKDDVLDELAWQPNIDETEIGVIVENGIVTLSGVVNNFSKKIAAEKAVKSVEGVKAIASDIEVKYGNDFKKTDKEIAKAVVEALEWNSSVPEENLSVKVEDGWVYLSGEVKWSYQKNAAKRAVEKLLGVRSVINNISIKQDVKPTEVKERIEKAFERAAEIDAKNITVLTDGHTVTLKGKVHSIKEKEDAETAAYRAPGVFNVKNELKVQYYTEYA
- a CDS encoding response regulator transcription factor, encoding MTSIVLVEDNPTICENTAEILEMEGYTVITARNGKEGFQKIKANRPDIIICDVLMPEMNGLDLLAKLGLDSELKTIPFIFYSAKSERKDVQQGMDLGAYDYIVKPSDLGDLLASIQKCIKDKKHS